From Flavobacterium lipolyticum, one genomic window encodes:
- a CDS encoding glutathione peroxidase, whose product MKKVAFIACSIVLLFGTKIQAQTSKEKLSKTDKPMTKETIYQFKVEDLSGDTFDFASLKGKKVMIVNTASKCGLTPQYKDLEAIYKEYKDKGFVIVGFPANNFAEQEPGTNKEIETFCQQNYGVTFPMMDKVSVKGSDMCEVYKFLTQKSKNGLKDSEVEWNFQKYLINEKGELVKVIKPRTLPTDPEVINWIKG is encoded by the coding sequence ATGAAAAAAGTAGCATTTATAGCTTGTAGTATTGTCCTTTTGTTCGGTACTAAAATTCAGGCACAAACCAGTAAAGAGAAATTATCTAAAACGGATAAACCTATGACAAAAGAAACCATTTATCAATTTAAGGTAGAAGATTTATCAGGAGACACTTTTGATTTTGCTTCGCTAAAAGGGAAAAAAGTGATGATTGTTAACACGGCATCAAAATGCGGTTTAACTCCTCAATACAAAGATCTTGAAGCAATTTACAAAGAGTATAAAGATAAAGGATTCGTAATTGTGGGTTTTCCTGCTAATAATTTTGCCGAGCAGGAGCCTGGAACAAATAAAGAGATTGAGACATTCTGCCAGCAAAATTATGGTGTAACTTTTCCAATGATGGATAAAGTTTCTGTAAAAGGAAGTGATATGTGTGAAGTATACAAATTCTTAACACAAAAATCCAAAAACGGGTTGAAGGATTCTGAAGTAGAATGGAACTTTCAAAAATACCTGATTAACGAAAAAGGGGAGTTGGTAAAAGTGATTAAACCAAGAACATTGCCAACAGATCCGGAAGTTATCAACTGGATCAAGGGTTAA
- a CDS encoding RNA polymerase sigma factor: MSQEELLVLIYKKDERAFTHLYDMYSKSLFSVINVLIKNREEAEDVLQEVFVKIWKNIDSYNESKGRFYTWILNIARNTSIDKLRSKNFNNSQKNLSSDNFVNLLDDSNKLVNRIDTIGIQEFVKKLKPKCIEIIDLLFFKGYTQQEASEELAMPLGTIKTQNRNCINDLRNYLKI; encoded by the coding sequence ATGAGTCAAGAAGAATTATTAGTTTTAATTTACAAGAAAGACGAACGAGCTTTTACCCATTTGTACGATATGTACTCGAAAAGTTTGTTTTCTGTTATTAATGTTCTCATAAAAAATCGTGAAGAAGCCGAAGATGTTTTGCAGGAAGTTTTTGTCAAAATCTGGAAAAACATCGATTCTTATAATGAGAGTAAAGGTCGGTTTTACACCTGGATCCTTAATATTGCAAGAAATACCTCCATTGACAAGTTAAGATCCAAAAATTTTAATAACAGTCAAAAAAACCTTTCTTCAGATAATTTCGTAAATCTGTTAGACGACAGTAATAAACTCGTTAATAGAATTGATACTATTGGAATACAAGAATTTGTGAAAAAATTAAAACCCAAATGTATCGAGATTATTGATTTATTATTTTTTAAAGGATATACCCAACAAGAAGCTTCAGAAGAATTGGCAATGCCATTGGGGACTATCAAGACGCAAAACAGAAACTGTATTAATGATCTAAGAAATTATCTAAAAATATAA
- a CDS encoding anti-sigma factor yields the protein MEAKEYIESGILELYVYGLLTETENLEIAELAKKNPEVDQEIISIEKAIVALSSSFSPFHSVANFEKIKARLELKHGKVVDMKPASNWSQYVGWAAAVLLLLGFGYQTLELTKTKEAIATVGTEKNKIEKDYAFLDQQNKQTEKSLTIVRDIKNTGVTLGGQAVSPSSFAKVYWNKGTKTTYIDAAGLPKPPKGMVYQVWALKLSPVLTPTSIGLLSDFEGNSQKIFAVNQTDSAEAFGITLEPAGGSLTPTMEQLYTLGKV from the coding sequence ATGGAAGCAAAAGAGTATATAGAATCAGGAATTCTGGAACTATACGTTTACGGTTTATTGACCGAAACTGAAAATCTGGAAATAGCCGAACTGGCTAAGAAAAACCCGGAAGTTGATCAGGAAATTATTTCGATAGAGAAAGCTATTGTAGCTTTATCATCAAGTTTTTCTCCTTTTCACTCGGTAGCTAATTTTGAGAAGATAAAAGCTCGTTTAGAGCTGAAACACGGCAAAGTAGTCGACATGAAACCAGCTTCGAACTGGTCACAATATGTAGGCTGGGCTGCGGCAGTGTTACTGCTTTTAGGCTTTGGATATCAAACTCTGGAATTGACAAAAACGAAAGAAGCTATTGCTACTGTTGGGACTGAGAAAAACAAAATTGAAAAAGATTACGCTTTCTTAGATCAGCAGAACAAGCAAACCGAAAAAAGTCTGACTATAGTGAGGGACATCAAAAACACCGGTGTAACACTTGGCGGGCAAGCCGTTTCTCCAAGTTCATTTGCAAAAGTGTACTGGAACAAAGGCACAAAAACGACGTATATTGATGCTGCCGGTTTACCAAAACCTCCAAAAGGTATGGTGTATCAGGTTTGGGCTTTAAAATTAAGTCCTGTACTAACACCTACGAGTATTGGTTTATTGAGCGATTTTGAAGGAAACTCTCAAAAAATATTTGCTGTAAATCAAACCGATTCAGCAGAAGCTTTTGGAATTACTTTAGAACCTGCCGGAGGAAGCCTGACGCCTACAATGGAACAATTGTATACTTTAGGAAAAGTTTAA
- a CDS encoding DoxX family membrane protein: MNGNLLLRTAVAIILLTHSVFGMFNNGINDFGNLYLNQIGFAPFGVFLAWSIKLSHVAAAILLLINQYVKPAGFITILILIMGIILVHFQEGWFVVGGGRNGAEYNFLLIVVLLAIMYPNGLKKLN; encoded by the coding sequence ATGAATGGAAATTTACTTTTAAGAACTGCGGTCGCTATTATACTCCTTACTCATTCGGTTTTCGGAATGTTTAATAACGGAATCAATGATTTTGGAAATCTTTATTTAAATCAGATTGGCTTCGCTCCTTTTGGCGTTTTTCTGGCCTGGTCTATTAAACTATCCCATGTAGCAGCAGCCATTCTTCTGCTTATTAACCAATACGTTAAACCGGCAGGATTTATCACTATCCTCATATTGATAATGGGAATAATCCTTGTTCATTTTCAGGAAGGCTGGTTTGTTGTAGGCGGTGGAAGAAACGGTGCCGAATATAACTTTTTACTCATTGTCGTACTGCTGGCAATTATGTATCCCAATGGCTTAAAAAAACTAAACTAA
- the ccsA gene encoding cytochrome c biogenesis protein CcsA, whose protein sequence is MDKKIFSFLFSTRLMAVLFLTFAIAMGVGTFIESKYNTDTARILIYNTWWFEAIMVFFLINFFGNIKRYQLHKKEKWATLLLHLAFIFILLGAFITRYISYEGMMPIREGAAENQIYSDKTFLTVFADGEYKGEMKRRVFDKSLLFSPVTNNDFTLSGKFDETPFEVSYVNYIMGAKETIKPDPTGTLYLKMVEAGSGGREEHYLKEGEVQNIHNVLFALNKPTAGAININTTGDKYTIQTPFEGEFMRMADQLKGKVSKDNVQPLMMRSLYSIGDIRIVFPDPAVKGVVDYESNNDYKAKSHHDALIVKIKADGQEKQVRLLGSKGSVGEPQTVKIGKIEYSLFYGSKAYVLPFKIKLNDFIATKYPGTEKSYSSFESKVTVQDSTETFNADIYMNHVLDHKGYRFFQSSFDPDEKGTVLSVNHDFWGTNITYLGYFLLYIGLMAIMFTKHSRFGDLKRKLEGVKKKKEKLITILVLMIGLSGFAQAPHVHTPGHNHDHNTDPKDHANHVTAPPSQKQLDSLLTIYKAPESHAAKFGRLIIQDAGGRMKPVNTFSSELLRKVSQSDTYNGMNSDQVFLSMTQYAQVWIQIPLIHLRSGNDSIRKIIGVEKEAKRAAFVQFFDANGNYKLSPFLDAAYKAANPNQFEKDFIDTDKRVNLMESALSGSILKIFPIPNDPNHKWVSYLERQQGGFKGMDSTYVTQILPMYFSALNNGSISKNFTTADQLVESINGFQKKFGAKVRPSEEKIDAEITYNKYDIFKKLPYWYLTVSVLMLMFTIVNIFFEKKWLRITINGFHILVGVLFALHTLGLIARWYISGHAPWSNAYESIIYVAWATMFFGLAFDRKSKLTVASSAFVTAMIVMAAYMNWIDPEIANLQPVLNSYWLMIHVAVIVGSYGPFALGMILGFVALVLIFFTNEKNKAKMDLNIKEITYINEMSITIGLIMLTIGNFLGGQWANESWGRYWGWDPKETWALISIMVYAFVIHARFVPALRGKWFFNLMSMFAFVSILFTYYGVNFHLVGLHSYATGEAHSLSWIWYSLGTISVIGALTYPKYRKYYKSKKK, encoded by the coding sequence ATGGATAAAAAAATATTCTCTTTTTTGTTTTCTACACGATTAATGGCCGTTCTTTTTTTAACATTCGCAATTGCAATGGGTGTTGGAACTTTTATCGAAAGTAAGTACAACACAGATACAGCCCGAATTTTAATCTATAATACCTGGTGGTTTGAAGCGATAATGGTCTTCTTTTTGATCAATTTCTTTGGAAACATCAAACGTTACCAATTGCATAAAAAAGAAAAATGGGCCACTTTGTTACTTCACCTTGCCTTTATTTTTATTCTTTTAGGAGCTTTTATTACGCGTTATATCAGTTATGAAGGAATGATGCCTATCCGTGAAGGGGCTGCTGAGAATCAAATTTATTCTGATAAAACATTCCTGACTGTTTTTGCAGATGGAGAATATAAGGGAGAAATGAAACGCAGAGTTTTTGACAAAAGCTTATTGTTTTCACCTGTGACCAATAATGATTTTACGCTTTCCGGAAAATTCGATGAGACTCCTTTTGAAGTGTCGTACGTGAATTACATCATGGGGGCTAAAGAGACTATAAAACCGGATCCAACAGGAACGTTATACTTAAAAATGGTAGAAGCCGGTTCTGGCGGACGTGAGGAGCATTACCTGAAAGAGGGTGAAGTACAAAATATTCACAATGTATTATTTGCGTTGAACAAACCAACTGCCGGTGCAATCAACATCAATACTACAGGAGATAAATATACCATCCAGACACCTTTTGAAGGAGAGTTCATGCGAATGGCCGATCAGTTAAAAGGTAAGGTAAGCAAAGATAATGTACAACCTTTAATGATGCGTTCTTTGTACAGTATTGGTGATATCAGAATTGTATTTCCTGATCCTGCCGTTAAAGGAGTTGTGGATTATGAATCTAATAACGATTACAAAGCCAAATCACATCATGATGCTTTGATTGTAAAAATTAAGGCTGACGGACAGGAAAAACAAGTTAGACTTTTAGGCTCTAAAGGTAGTGTAGGGGAGCCTCAGACGGTTAAAATTGGAAAAATCGAATACAGTTTGTTCTACGGAAGTAAAGCCTATGTTTTGCCTTTCAAAATAAAGTTAAACGATTTTATCGCTACAAAATATCCGGGAACAGAAAAAAGCTACTCTTCTTTTGAAAGTAAAGTAACCGTTCAGGATTCAACAGAAACATTTAATGCTGATATTTATATGAACCACGTTTTAGATCACAAAGGATATCGATTTTTTCAATCTTCATTTGATCCGGACGAAAAAGGAACAGTATTGTCGGTAAATCACGATTTCTGGGGAACTAATATTACTTATTTAGGATATTTTCTTTTATACATAGGCTTAATGGCTATTATGTTTACCAAACATTCCCGTTTTGGCGATTTGAAACGCAAACTAGAAGGCGTAAAAAAGAAAAAAGAAAAACTAATCACCATTTTAGTTTTAATGATTGGTTTAAGTGGTTTTGCTCAGGCTCCGCATGTACACACACCGGGACACAATCACGATCACAACACAGATCCAAAGGATCATGCCAATCATGTTACTGCACCGCCAAGTCAGAAACAGTTAGACTCTTTACTCACCATTTACAAAGCTCCCGAATCACATGCCGCTAAATTTGGACGTTTGATTATTCAGGATGCGGGAGGTAGAATGAAACCGGTGAATACTTTTTCATCTGAATTGCTTCGAAAAGTAAGTCAGAGTGATACCTACAACGGAATGAATTCTGATCAGGTATTTCTGTCTATGACGCAGTATGCTCAGGTTTGGATACAAATTCCTTTGATTCATCTAAGATCCGGAAACGACAGTATTCGAAAAATTATTGGCGTAGAGAAAGAAGCTAAACGTGCCGCGTTTGTACAGTTTTTTGATGCTAACGGAAATTATAAACTTTCACCATTTTTAGATGCAGCCTATAAAGCAGCAAATCCAAATCAGTTTGAGAAAGATTTCATAGATACCGATAAAAGAGTGAATCTGATGGAATCTGCTTTAAGTGGCAGCATTCTGAAAATATTCCCTATTCCGAATGATCCAAATCACAAATGGGTTTCGTATCTGGAAAGACAACAGGGAGGATTTAAAGGAATGGATTCGACTTATGTAACGCAAATTCTGCCAATGTATTTTAGTGCATTAAACAATGGCTCAATTTCTAAAAACTTTACAACAGCCGATCAGTTAGTAGAAAGTATTAATGGTTTCCAAAAAAAGTTTGGGGCTAAGGTAAGACCAAGCGAGGAGAAAATTGATGCCGAAATAACCTATAACAAATACGATATTTTCAAAAAATTGCCGTACTGGTATCTTACCGTTTCAGTCTTGATGTTGATGTTTACTATTGTAAATATCTTTTTTGAGAAAAAATGGCTTCGCATAACGATCAACGGTTTCCATATACTGGTAGGAGTATTGTTTGCACTGCACACTTTAGGACTTATTGCACGCTGGTACATCTCGGGTCACGCTCCATGGAGTAATGCTTATGAGTCTATTATATATGTAGCATGGGCAACAATGTTCTTTGGATTGGCTTTTGACCGAAAATCGAAACTTACCGTAGCTTCATCTGCTTTTGTGACTGCCATGATCGTAATGGCAGCTTATATGAACTGGATTGATCCTGAAATTGCAAACTTACAACCGGTATTGAACTCGTATTGGTTAATGATTCACGTAGCAGTAATTGTTGGAAGTTATGGTCCTTTTGCTTTAGGAATGATTTTAGGTTTTGTAGCCTTGGTATTGATTTTCTTTACCAATGAAAAGAACAAAGCTAAAATGGATTTAAATATCAAAGAGATCACTTATATCAATGAAATGTCGATTACGATTGGTTTAATCATGTTAACGATTGGTAACTTCCTGGGCGGACAGTGGGCTAACGAAAGTTGGGGACGTTATTGGGGATGGGATCCAAAAGAAACATGGGCTTTAATCTCAATTATGGTATATGCTTTTGTGATTCACGCTCGTTTTGTACCGGCACTTAGAGGAAAATGGTTCTTTAACTTAATGAGTATGTTTGCTTTTGTATCAATATTGTTCACATATTATGGAGTAAACTTTCACTTAGTTGGTTTACACTCGTATGCCACTGGAGAAGCACATTCATTAAGCTGGATTTGGTATTCGTTAGGAACCATTTCAGTTATTGGAGCTTTAACGTATCCGAAATACCGTAAATACTATAAAAGCAAGAAAAAATAG
- a CDS encoding Rossmann-like and DUF2520 domain-containing protein: protein MIRITIIGSGNVAQHLIKAFSKSEAVEIVQVFSRKKEALASLVSFEKITDSFDSLQEADLYIIAVSDNAISEVSKQLPFQNRLVVHTSGAAPIETLDIKNRRGVFYPLQTFSKNTTIDFSVIPVCLEAENTFDFRVLEKVAKSISKSVYPINSDQRKALHVAAVFVNNFTNHLYQIGQEICKEHQVPFDVLKPLIQETAQKINTLDPIDAQTGPAKRKDSTTIEAHLEYLNPENQKNIYKILTQSIQNNGKKL, encoded by the coding sequence ATGATTCGAATTACAATAATTGGTTCCGGAAATGTTGCCCAGCATTTGATCAAAGCTTTCTCTAAAAGTGAAGCGGTAGAAATTGTGCAGGTATTTTCGAGAAAAAAGGAAGCCCTTGCTTCTTTGGTAAGTTTTGAAAAAATCACGGATAGTTTTGACTCTTTACAAGAAGCTGATCTGTATATAATCGCGGTTTCAGACAATGCAATTTCAGAGGTTTCAAAGCAGTTACCATTTCAAAATCGTCTTGTCGTTCATACCTCAGGAGCGGCTCCCATCGAAACTCTGGATATAAAAAATCGTAGAGGTGTTTTTTATCCACTTCAAACCTTTTCTAAAAATACCACCATTGACTTTTCAGTGATTCCGGTTTGTCTGGAGGCTGAAAATACCTTTGATTTTCGTGTTTTAGAAAAAGTAGCCAAAAGCATTTCAAAGTCGGTTTACCCTATCAATTCCGATCAAAGAAAGGCACTGCACGTTGCAGCGGTTTTTGTGAACAATTTCACCAATCATCTGTATCAAATCGGACAGGAGATCTGCAAAGAACATCAGGTGCCATTTGACGTTTTGAAACCTTTAATCCAGGAAACGGCTCAAAAAATAAATACACTAGATCCGATTGACGCTCAAACCGGACCTGCAAAACGCAAAGATTCTACTACAATCGAAGCGCATTTGGAGTATTTAAACCCTGAAAATCAAAAGAATATTTATAAAATACTAACACAATCTATACAAAATAATGGCAAAAAATTATAA
- a CDS encoding KdsC family phosphatase: MAKNYKEIMNDITTFVFDVDGVLTDSSVFVTNEGEILRTMNIRDGYAMKAAVESGYNVCIISGGSNEGVRVRLRNLGINDIHLGTPDKVATFAAYTETYNIQPEQVLYMGDDIPDYHVMKLVGLPTCPQDASPEIKNICRYISHVNGGKGAVRDVIEQVMKVQGKWMEHFNGKHD; the protein is encoded by the coding sequence ATGGCAAAAAATTATAAAGAAATAATGAATGACATCACCACTTTCGTTTTTGATGTTGATGGTGTGCTTACTGATAGTTCCGTTTTTGTAACCAATGAAGGAGAGATTCTTCGTACCATGAATATTCGTGATGGTTATGCTATGAAAGCAGCAGTTGAAAGCGGTTACAATGTTTGCATTATTTCAGGCGGAAGCAATGAAGGTGTTCGTGTACGTTTGCGCAATTTAGGCATTAATGACATTCATTTAGGAACTCCCGATAAAGTAGCAACTTTTGCAGCATATACTGAAACTTATAACATTCAACCGGAACAAGTTTTGTATATGGGCGATGATATTCCGGATTATCATGTGATGAAATTAGTAGGTTTACCAACTTGTCCACAAGATGCAAGTCCGGAAATTAAAAACATTTGCCGCTATATCTCACACGTAAATGGTGGTAAAGGTGCCGTACGCGATGTGATCGAACAAGTAATGAAAGTTCAGGGGAAATGGATGGAACATTTTAACGGAAAACACGATTAA
- a CDS encoding geranylgeranylglycerol-phosphate geranylgeranyltransferase yields the protein MKFLKLIRYKNLLLLAFMQVLFRYAFLKQQNIPLALADWQYGLLVLSTVLLAAAGYVINNIYDVATDSINKPADVVIGKGISETTAYNLYIGLNITGVAIGFLLSNIILRPMFASLFILIASLLYFYATTLKQIMILGNFVVALLLSVSVWIIGIFDLFPATNSENQAQMASFFSILTDYAIFAFMINFIREIVKDIEDHNGDYNQGMNTLPIAIGISRTAKIALGLAIIPFISCLLYIKTYFVENNLFIATFYAFAFVLAPLLYFIVKIFGAKNQKEFHHLSTVLKLILFFGILSILVITLNIKYNA from the coding sequence ATGAAATTCCTCAAACTCATTCGCTACAAAAACCTGCTCCTGCTAGCTTTTATGCAGGTATTATTTCGCTATGCCTTTCTAAAACAGCAGAATATTCCTTTAGCTTTAGCGGACTGGCAATACGGATTATTGGTTTTAAGTACCGTTTTACTGGCAGCAGCGGGATATGTCATTAATAATATTTACGATGTTGCAACGGATAGTATCAATAAACCTGCTGATGTTGTAATTGGTAAAGGAATTTCTGAAACAACAGCCTATAACCTTTATATTGGACTTAACATTACCGGGGTTGCTATTGGATTCCTGTTGTCTAATATCATTCTAAGGCCTATGTTTGCTTCGCTTTTTATTTTAATTGCTTCACTGCTTTACTTTTACGCAACGACATTAAAACAAATTATGATTTTGGGAAATTTTGTTGTGGCCTTATTACTTTCTGTAAGTGTATGGATTATTGGAATTTTCGACCTTTTTCCGGCTACCAATTCTGAAAATCAGGCACAAATGGCGAGTTTTTTCTCCATCTTAACCGATTATGCAATATTTGCTTTTATGATTAATTTTATTCGGGAAATCGTCAAAGACATTGAGGATCATAATGGCGACTACAATCAGGGAATGAACACATTGCCAATCGCTATAGGAATTAGCAGAACTGCAAAAATAGCCTTGGGACTTGCAATAATTCCTTTTATTTCTTGTTTACTTTATATCAAAACCTATTTTGTGGAGAACAATCTTTTTATCGCTACATTTTATGCTTTTGCATTTGTTTTGGCTCCCTTATTGTATTTTATTGTAAAAATATTTGGAGCGAAAAATCAAAAAGAATTCCACCATTTAAGTACCGTTTTGAAACTAATTTTATTCTTTGGAATTTTATCCATTCTCGTTATCACCTTAAATATCAAATACAATGCTTAA
- a CDS encoding Maf-like protein encodes MLKEKLKKYTLILASGSPRRQQFFKDLDLDFEIRLKDIEEIYPPELKAVEITDYLAALKASAFEGELNENEILVTSDTIVWHENKALGKPKNAEEAFAMIKSLSNTTHEVITSVCFKTNSSSTLLNDITKVTFNDLSDEAILYYIENYKPYDKAGAYGIQEWFGFMAVAKVEGSYTNVMGLPTAKVYEYLSTLV; translated from the coding sequence ATGCTTAAAGAAAAGCTAAAAAAATATACGTTAATTCTAGCTTCGGGATCGCCTCGCAGACAGCAGTTTTTCAAAGACCTGGATCTTGACTTCGAAATTAGGTTAAAGGACATTGAAGAAATCTATCCGCCGGAACTAAAAGCAGTCGAAATCACAGATTATCTGGCAGCATTAAAGGCCAGTGCATTTGAAGGTGAACTGAATGAAAATGAAATCCTGGTCACCAGTGATACCATAGTTTGGCATGAGAATAAAGCACTAGGTAAGCCAAAAAATGCCGAGGAAGCCTTTGCTATGATCAAGTCATTATCCAACACTACTCATGAAGTGATCACCTCCGTTTGTTTTAAAACAAACAGCTCTTCTACTCTTTTGAATGATATTACAAAGGTTACCTTTAATGATTTATCAGACGAGGCAATTTTGTATTACATCGAAAATTACAAACCCTACGACAAAGCCGGTGCTTATGGCATTCAGGAATGGTTTGGTTTTATGGCAGTTGCAAAAGTAGAAGGTTCTTACACCAATGTTATGGGATTGCCAACAGCCAAAGTTTATGAATATTTGAGTACTTTAGTGTAA
- a CDS encoding mechanosensitive ion channel domain-containing protein, producing MFSFKEYSQEILTTIILILVLIALRIIVAKLIRRYASTSQLLEHRTNLVIKYIHLLMNILVMISLIVIWGVETKDIFITVSSIATVIGVAMFAQWSILSNITSGMILFFSFPFRIGDTIKIHDKDFPIEAEIEDISAFHVNLKTKDGEKIIFPNNLLLQKGISIMPVQYEEKEFFD from the coding sequence ATGTTTTCTTTCAAAGAATATAGCCAGGAGATCTTAACTACCATAATTTTGATTCTCGTTCTGATAGCGTTGCGTATTATTGTTGCAAAACTAATTCGTCGTTATGCCAGTACAAGTCAGTTATTAGAGCATCGTACCAATTTAGTGATCAAGTACATTCACTTGCTCATGAACATACTGGTTATGATTAGCCTGATAGTAATTTGGGGCGTTGAAACCAAAGATATTTTCATAACGGTTTCTTCCATTGCTACTGTAATTGGAGTGGCTATGTTTGCTCAGTGGTCTATTTTGAGCAATATAACTTCGGGAATGATTTTGTTTTTTTCTTTTCCTTTCCGAATTGGAGATACCATCAAAATTCATGATAAAGACTTTCCAATCGAAGCAGAAATTGAAGATATAAGCGCCTTTCATGTGAACTTAAAAACAAAAGACGGCGAAAAGATTATTTTTCCCAATAATTTACTGCTACAAAAAGGAATTTCTATAATGCCTGTCCAATACGAAGAAAAGGAGTTTTTTGATTAA